From Rhododendron vialii isolate Sample 1 chromosome 10a, ASM3025357v1, the proteins below share one genomic window:
- the LOC131304281 gene encoding pentatricopeptide repeat-containing protein At2g17525, mitochondrial, with product MPRFSNPSKLTRIYHRLVNPPFQSKPISTTPVPTHDHIAHLILEQKTATQALQTFRWASDLPNFAHSQSTYRALIHKLCTFRRFDTVHQVLDEMPGSIGSPPDEDIFVTLVRGLGRAKMIRNVIKVVDLVSKFDETPSLKIYNSILDVLVKEDIDLARKFYREKMMESGVQGDDYTFGILMKGLCLTNRIDEGFKHLAAMKSCGLIPNTVIYNTLLHALSKNGKVGRARSLMNEMLKPNEVTFNILVSAYCREGNVVQALVMLEKSFGNGCVPDVITVTKVIEILCNEGRVTEAVEFLERVKSNGGSVDVVAYNTLIKGFCKKRKAKIAVGYLKEMERKGSLPNVETYNVLISGFCESGMLDSAMDMFQEMKTAGISRNFVTFDTLVNGLCFGGRTNDGFKILELMEESKGGSGGRISPYNHIIYGLYKENRLNEAFEFLSKMGKLFPRAIERSSRILGLCKEGSIDDVKRVYDQMTEEGGIPSALVCSSLIHGFCQKGLIKEAFELMNNMISGGYFPIATTFNSVIIGLCKEGKIGSAVNLLEDLVGRGCLPDVESYNALVEALSRKGEFQKALLLLLQMVDKGVVPDFCTWNSLVLCLCQEKMWNSVCSVNIICGNE from the coding sequence ATGCCCAGattctccaatccttcaaaaCTCACAAGAATCTACCATAGACTTGTTAATCCCCCTTTCCAATCGAAACCCATTTCAACCACGCCAGTCCCAACCCATGACCACATTGCCCATCTCATATTAGAACAAAAAACAGCCACCCAAGCCCTCCAAACCTTCAGATGGGCCTCAGACCTCCCCAATTTCGCCCACTCCCAGTCCACATACAGAGCTCTGATCCACAAGCTCTGTACTTTCCGTCGGTTTGACACAGTCCACCAAGTGCTCGACGAAATGCCCGGCTCAATTGGGTCGCCCCCGGATGAGGACATTTTTGTCACACTTGTACGTGGTCTTGGACGGGCCAAAATGATACGTAATGTCATAAAAGTAGTTGATTTAGTCTCTAAATTTGATGAAACCCCGTCGTTGAAAATCTACAATTCGATTCTTGATGTTTTAGTTAAGGAAGATATTGATTTAGCTAGGAAATTTTATAGGGAGAAGATGATGGAGAGTGGGGTCCAGGGTGATGATTACACATTTGGGATTTTGATGAAGGGACTTTGTTTGACTAATAGAATCGATGAGGGGTTTAAGCATCTGGCTGCAATGAAGTCGTGCGGGTTGATCCCGAATACTGTTATATACAACACATTGCTGCATGCTCTTTCTAAGAATGGGAAGGTTGGAAGAGCAAGGAGCTTGATGAATGAAATGCTGAAACCCAATGAAGTGACTTTTAATATATTGGTATCGGCATATTGTCGCGAAGGGAATGTAGTGCAAGCTCTTGTGATGTTGGAGAAGAGCTTCGGTAATGGTTGTGTGCCTGATGTTATCACTGTGACTAAGGTTATCGAAATTTTATGTAATGAAGGCCGTGTTACTGAGGCGGTTGAATTTTTAGAAAGAGTAAAGAGCAATGGTGGCAGTGTTGATGTCGTGGCTTACAACACCCTGATCAAGGGCTTttgtaagaaaagaaaagcaaaaattgCAGTTGGCTATttgaaggagatggagagaAAGGGATCTTTGCCAAATGTAGAGACATACAATGTATTGATTTCTGGCTTCTGTGAATCTGGGATGTTGGATTCAGCTATGGACATGTTTCAAGAAATGAAAACGGCTGGAATCAGCCGGAATTTTGTGACGTTCGATACTTTGGTCAACGGTTTGTGTTTTGGAGGAAGAACGAATGATGGGTTTAAGATTTTGGAATTGATGGAAGAGAGTAAAGGGGGATCAGGGGGTCGTATTAGTCCTTACAACCATATCATATATGGTTTGTACAAGGAAAATCGATTAAACgaagcttttgaatttttgtctaaaatggGGAAACTTTTTCCTAGAGCTATTGAAAGGAGCTCTAGGATATTAGGGTTATGTAAAGAAGGTAGTATTGACGACGTGAAGAGGGTTTATGATCAAATGACCGAAGAAGGGGGGATTCCAAGCGCTCTCGTGTGTTCAAGCTTAATCCATGGATTTTGCCAAAAGGGGCTTATCAAAGAAGCATTTGAGCTTATGAACAACATGATTAGTGGCGGTTATTTTCCCATTGCAACGACGTTTAATTCAGTAATTATTGGGTTATGTAAGGAGGGGAAAATTGGCAGTGCAGTGAACCTGCTGGAGGATTTGGTTGGAAGAGGTTGCTTGCCTGATGTTGAGAGCTATAATGCTTTGGTTGAAGCTCTTAGTAGAAAAGGGGAGTTCCAAAAGGCTTTGTTGCTGCTTCTGCAAATGGTGGATAAAGGTGTTGTTCCTGATTTTTGTACATGGAACTCATTAGTTCTGTGTCTTTGTCAAGAAAAAATGTGGAATTCAGTATGTTCCGTGAACATAATCTGTGGGAATGAATGA
- the LOC131304015 gene encoding uncharacterized protein LOC131304015 produces MVPEAAALIVANRSNSAPKGPNDLQYRSRRPHCNYCDQDGHIEAKCYKKHGYPLNAKKKGSQTRAIGSFVPANESSGGSSSQTHRNNTFAATIEHVAATPLDTNYMQPSAPITQGQYQQILAILSSGTSTSTANLAGPVNEEEDWNGQDA; encoded by the exons ATGGTTCCTGAAGCAGCAGCTCTTATCGTTGCTAATAGGAGTAACAGTGCACCAAAAGGTCCGAATGATTTGCAATATCGGTCTCGCAGACCTCATTGCAACTATTGTGATCAGGATGGGCACATAGAAGCAAAGTGTTATAAGAAGCACGGTTACCCTCTTAATGCAAAGAAGAAAGGTTCGCAGACTCGTGCAATTGGTTCGTTTGTGCCTGCTAATGAATCTTCTGGCGGGTCTTCGAGTCAAACTCATAGGAATAACACTTTTGCTGCCACAATTGAGCATGTTGCTGCCACACCCCTAGATACTAATTACATGCAACCTTCTGCTCCAATCACTCAAGGCCAATATCAACAAATTCTTGCCATACTTTCTTCAGGTACTTCTACCTCCACGGCGAATCTTGCAG GACCAGTcaacgaagaagaagattggAATGGGCAGGATGCATGA